Proteins encoded together in one Felis catus isolate Fca126 chromosome B3, F.catus_Fca126_mat1.0, whole genome shotgun sequence window:
- the LOC109500869 gene encoding small nuclear ribonucleoprotein F, with the protein MNLPLNPKSFLNGLTGKPVMVKLKWGMEYKSYLVSADGYMNMQLANTEEYTDGALSGHLGEVLIRCNVL; encoded by the coding sequence ATGAATTTGCCCCTCAATCCCAAATCTTTCCTGAATGGATTAACAGGAAAGCCAGTGATGGTGAAACTCAAGTGGGGAATGGAGTACAAAAGCTATCTGGTATCTGCAGATGGCTATATGAACATGCAGCTTGCAAACACAGAAGAATATACAGATGGAGCATTGTCTGGTCATTTGGGTGAAGTTTTAATAAGGTGTAATGTTCTTTAA